The genomic stretch GTATTTTTTCAGTTCGGCTGCGGCGTGGTCCAACATCGCCTTTGTGGAAGGTTGATTGGCCAGTGCGTTCAACAATCCAAAATCATGTATGGTGCCATTGTAACGGACCGTGGTCACTTCCACTCCGGCCGCATCCAATTTACGGCCATAGGCCTCTCCTTCATCCCTAAGAATATCGTTCTCGGCCACCAAGATCACTGCGGGCGGGAGTCCTTTTAATTCATCTACACTTGCCTGTAAAGGTGAGGCGTAAATAGATTTTCTTTCTTCAGGGTCTGTGGTGTATTGGTCCCACATCCATTTCATTACCGGTACGGTCAAAAACCTACCTGTGGCGAATTTTTGATAGGACTCTTGGCTAAAGGATGCATCGGTAACGGGCCACAATAAAATCTGTGCCTTGATTTCAGGTCCGTTCTCGGCCTTTGCCTTAAGGGCCGTCACAGCGGTCATGTTACCACCGACACCTTTTCCAAAAAGCTCTTGTTGGAGAAAATGAGCCAGTCAATATGGAACAGCCTTCCGGATGCGTTAAAGTCGGAAACCAAATACCGAAAGGTGAGGTGGGACGACTCCCCTTATTTTTCAAAAAAGATTAGATAAATTTAGTTTTCTGAATAGGTAATCACGTAAAAAACACGTTATCAGCCATTAAAATTTCTAAAATTCATACTTTGATGTACTTTTATGGAGCACTTACCCATTCATCGGATTTCTTTCGATAAGGCCAATAAACTCATCCTTGATACCGTCGCAAATAATTACGGAGTTATACGTACAATTTTTCATGTTCACCGGGTCAAAACTGTACATTTTGATTTTTGACGGCTTAAACTCCTTGCACTGCAAATGCGTAAACATGTTAAGGGCCGCTTTTGAAGTGGAATAAGCGGTAAGGCTATAATTTGAATAACAAAAGTCTTCGTCCTTCATTTTATTGATGTCGCCCAAGGAACTGGTGATATTGATGATTCTCGGGTCGTCACTCCGGTTCAATAAAGGCTTAAGTGTTTGTATGGTCCGAATGATTGAGAAAAAATTGATCTCGTAGACCTCCTTGATATCCTCTATATTGATCTGATCGATCTTGTGGCCAAAACCGTTGACGATTTCGGCGTTATTGATCAAAAGGTCCAATTTGCCATAGGATTCATCCAGGGTATTTTTCAATATCCCCAAACTGGCCTCCGAGCTGAAATCAACTTGCAAAAGCTCGTATCCATGCAATTCCTCGCCGTCCTTGGAAAGCAACTCAAAACTTTCTCCGCAGGCCGCAAGTACGACCTGATACCCATTTTCCAATAAGATCTTGGCCAATTTATGGCCCAATCCGTTACCGGCCTCCGTTACAACGGCAACATATTTATCATTCTTCATCACTCATTTATTTCATTTTACAAATTTAGCATATGGTTTTTCATTGGTGATAATGTTCTTTTTCAATTTATTGTTGGTCAAATCGGTATTTAAACTTTTTACATCCTTCTGAACTGATTTGGCGTTACACCGCTCAAATTTTTAAAGAACCTGGTAAAATGTGTTGGTTCTTGAAAGTTGAGGCGATAGGCGATCTCAGCAATATCGAGCCCCGAATATTTCAACAGGCTCTTACTTTCCATCAAAAGCCGTTCCTGAATGATGTCCTTGGCACTTTTGCCCGTCAATTTCTTGATGGTCGTGGTCAGGTAATTGGGTGTTATGTTCAATTCTTCCGCATAATCGCTCACGTTTTTGGTGTCCACATACATTTTATCCACCAACGCTTCAAATTGATTCGCAATGATCTGCGATCGGCTCAAGTGATTTTCTGTTGTTTTGTGGCGCTCATGGATTGCCTTACAGAAATACAACAGGGAACCGAGCATACCCTCCAACATTTTTTCTTGATACGGATGCGGGTTCTTAAATACCGAATGCATCCGCTCCATATCAAAATACAACGACTCATGTTCTTCTTTGGTCAGCATCAGCACATTGTTTTCGGACATTTTCAAAAAAGGAAAATCCTTCTGCAGATCCGGAAATGTATTGATCAAAAACTCCTTCCTGAACATCACATAATATCCTGACATCTTCTCGTCCCTGAACCAAGAGAACACCTGTCCCGGAACCACAAACCACAACGGAAACTCATTCAGTTCCAAGGTATCCGTATTGAGGTTGAGCTGGCTTTTACCCGTATAGTTCAACAATCCTATCTGATAAAATCCTTGTCGATAGGGCGGCATGCACCTTCTGGACGAGGCTTCCATATCCTCTACCGGAAACACATCAAAGTTGGGCATGTGACTCCTATGGGCAAAACCAATGGCCTCATGTAGATCGTTCGTATTTTCAAAAACAGGTATATCGGCCTTGTTCATATATCATGTAGTGGGTCGGTATCATTTTGTCACAATTCACCGTCCCACCTTACAACCTAAGTTTTAATTGGCATCGGCATTGGCCAGATGCAGGTTTTCAAATTTTGTATCCAACTCTTCCTCTGAAATGATTTCCCATCCACCGCCCAAAGCCTTGTAAATGGCTATTAGGGAGGTTGCCGACGAAATCTCGCTTAAAGCTAATGCATTCTCTGCCTGCAACAAAGCGTTATCGGCATTTAGGTAATCGATAAAACTGTCCAATCCGGAATTAAATCGCTGCTTGGCAAAAGTGGCAGCTTGCGCACTTGCTTCGGACGATATACGCAGGATTTCCCTTCGTTCCAGCTCTTTGCTATAGTTTGCCAAGGAGGTCTTGATGTCCTCCAATCCTTGCAATACCGCTTTCTCATATTGATTAAGGGCTGCAATGGTCCGGGCATCGCTCCTTTTGATCTGCTGTTTTACACGGCCCAGATTAAATGCGGCCCAACTGATACTCGGCATTAGGGTCCAGGTAAAGGATGGTTTTTCACCAAAATTGGCAAAATCAACCGCTGAGAACCCAACGGATCCACCAAACTCAATCTTGGGGTACAGGTCGGCCACTGAAATGTTATATTCCGCAATCCGTACCTGAAGAGCGGCCTCCGCCCTACGAACATCGGGCCTTCTTCTGAGCATTTCCCTAATATCTCCCAACTCGACTGTTCCCGGTAAACTTGGCAAAGGCTTTTTATCGACAATGGTATTGTCCAGATTTCCCGGTACCTCTCCGATAAGTACGCTCAAACTGTTCTTTAATGCTTCTATTCTCGCTTCCAATGGCGGAATACTGGCACGGGTACTTTCCAACTGGGCCAATGCTCTGGATACATCAAGGCTGTTACTGGTACCTGCTTCAGTTAACTTGACGGTGAGCTCATAGGTTTCCTGTTGTCCCTCTAAATTACGTTGGGCAATATCGAGCAAATACTGGGTACCGCGCAGCTCCATGTAATTATTGGCCACTTCGGCAAAAATACTTACATACATTCCGTGCATATCCGCCAAAGCAAGATGACTATTGGCATACGCCCCTTTGATTCTATTGGTTACCCTCCCGAAAAGGTCAGCCTCCCAGAAAGCATCAAAACTTGCGTTATAGGTGTTGAACGTTGGGTTACTGCCCTGAACAAAAACGTTCTCACCCAAACGGGTACGTGTATAATTGCCATTGGCTGTTACTGTGGGCAATCGGTCCAATTTGTTTTCTTTCAGAAAAGCACGTGAAGCCTTGTAATTGGCCACGGCCGAATTAATATCCAGATTATGTTTTCTGGCCTTCTCAATGAGGGTGTCAAGAATCGGGTCATTGAATTCTGACCACCATTCTTTTGTTATCGCTGCTTCGGTATAAGCCTCCTCTTTGATTTCCGTTTTGAGGAAACTTGAATCCACATCCGCTTTGTTCCCCACGCTGTAGTCTCTTTTTGTGACCCCACAGGATACCAGCAGAAGTGCGATTATTGATAGTATAATTGAATTTTTCATGGTTTCTAGTTTTAATTTAATTGATGAACCAGCTCCTTCTCTTCCCTTGAAGCTCTTTTTAAGGACCATTTTCTGCCCAGATAATAGAACACGGGGGTAAGGAAGATTCCGAAAACGGTCACACCGAGCATTCCACTGAATACGGCTATACCCAAGGACACGCGCAGTTCCGAACCAGCTCCCGTGGCAATGGCCAATGGTACAACCCCTAGGATGAAGGCCATGGCCGTCATTAAAATGGGTCTCAATCTCAACTTTGAAGCTTCAATAACTGCTGTTTTTAATTCTTCCCCTTGGTCCTCCAATTGTTTGGCGAACTCCACGATCAAAATGGCATTCTTACTTGCCAAACCTACCAGAACAACGAGACCAATCTGCACCATGATGTTATTGTCAAGACCGGCCAAGTCAACACCTATCATTGCCGATAGCAATACCATGGGCACAATAAAGATGACTGCCAATGGCAATACCAAGCTCTCGAACTGGGCGGCCAACAATAGGAACACAAATACGACGGCCAACAAAAACGCTATGCCTGCGGTATTGCCCGCTTTTCTTTCCTGATAGGCGATTTCTGTCCATTGATAGGATATCCCTGGCGGCAATATTTCCGCAGCCAATTCTTCCATTCTGTCCAGCCCTTCGCCAGAGCTATATCCCGGCGTAAAATCCCCGTTGAGCGAAGCCGATGGATAGAGGTTGAACCTAGGGATTCGTGAAGGACCCGATATATCCTCTTGCTGTGAGACCGTACCCAAGGGCACCATCTCTCCTTTATCATTGCGCACCTTGATCCTGGAAATATCGTCGGGAGTCAATCGGTTTGGAGCATCGGCCTGGGCCGTCACTTGAAAAGTCCGTCCCAAGTAATTGAACTCGTTCACAAAGGCGGAACCCATATAAATCTCCAACGATTGGAATATATCTCCCACATCTATCCCCAATTTTTCGGCCTTTACACGGTCGATATCCAAGAACAATTGCGGCGTTTGGTTATTGAAAAAGCTGAACACGTTGTTCAATATCGGGTCTTGGTTGGCTGCCATGGCCAGCTCATTGGTGGCCTTGAGCAGTTCTTCGGTGCCCAAGTTACCCCTATCCTGAACCATCATCCTAAACCCTCCTGCATTACCGATACCTCTTACCGATGGTGGCGGGATGACCAATACAATGGCATCATCAATTTGGGAGAACTTTGCCCTTACTGTCCCCAATAATTCTTCATAGCCGAGTCCTTTATCATTGCGAAGCTCAAAATCTTCCAAGGTCAAGAAGACTGCTGCAGCATTGGAAGCATTGGTAAACGATGCTGCATCAAACCCAGTAAAGGAAACGGCATTTTCCACACCATCGATGTCCAAGCCCAAATCAAGTACCTCACGGACCACTTTGTCGGTCCTCGTTAATGAGGAACCCGGAGGAAGCTGGACAATGGTAATAAAATACTGCTGGTCCATGGCTGGAATAAATCCTTGTGGCACACGGTTAAACTCAAATCCTGTAATGACGATCAGTCCAAAATAAACTGCCATGACCATCGTGGCGGTACGCACCAATTTTTGAACGGCCTTACCATATTTATCCGAAATCCAATCCATAAAACCGTTGAAGCGGTTTCCGATAAAGGCCAATGGCCTTAACCATACAGGTGTTTTCTTTGTGCTCGATTTTTCTTCATGCTTCATGAGCAATGCGGCCATGGCCGGGCTCAAGGTAAGGGATACGAAAACCGAAATGGCGGTGGCCACAGCAATCGTCATCCCAAACTGTTTGTAAAATTGTCCGGAAATACCCTCCAAAAATGCGGTGGGAATAAAAACGGCGATCAACACCAACCCAATGGCAACCAGGGCTCCCCCAACCTCATCCATCGTCTTAAAAGCTGCCTCTTTGGGGGATAGCCCCTTCGCCAGATATCGTTCCATATTTTCGACCACTACAATGGCATCATCCACCACAATACCAATGGCAAGCACCAATCCGAACAGGGTTAAATTATTCAGCGAGAATCCAATGGCCTGCATCACCGCAAAAGTTCCGATAAGGGAAACGGGAATGGCGAGAATCGGGATTATGGCCGCCCGCCACGACTGGAGGAACAACAAAATCACCAAGACCACCAAAATCACTGCTTCAAAAATGGTGTGGTACACTTCATCGACAGACTTTTGGATAAATTCCGTGGGATTATAGGCTATTTTATACTCCAGATCATTTGGAAAGTTTTTGGAGAGTTCCTTCATTTTATCCTGAATCTGTGAGGCAGTCTCCAAGGCGTTCCCTCCCGGTTGTTGGAAAATGGGCATGGCAATAGCGGGATCCTTTCCCAAATATCCCTTGGTGGCATAGTTTTGCGCACCAAGTTCCACTCGACCTATATCCTTTAACCGTACAATCCGTCCATCTTCACTGGATTTGATAATGACATTCTCGAACTGTTCGGTGGTCACCAGTTTTCCCTGGGTCTGTATATTGACCTCAAAGGCGGATTGGCTCCCAGAGGGCAAGGTATTTAGCGTACCACTGGCAATCTGAATATTCTGTGCTCGCAAGGCAGCGACCACTTCTCCGGCAGTGATATCCAATGTTGCTATTTTATCAGGATTGAGCCAGATACGCATGGCATATTCGGCCGCTCCAAAGATTTGGATATCACCGACTCCTTTAATACGGGCGAGTTCGTCTTTCAGCTGTAGCACCGCATAGTTGCCCATATAGGTCTGGTCGTAGGTCTTGTTCGGTGAATACATATTGACTACCATCAACATATCCGGGGATATTTTTTTGGTCGTGATTCCCAATCGTTTTACAGATTCGGGCAGGCGTGGCTCTGCTATGGCCACCCGGTTCTGCACCTGCACCTGTGCTTTGTCGAGGTCAGTTCCCAACTCAAAGGCTACCTGTAATACCACACGGCCATCTGCTGATGACTGCGAGGTCATGTAGATCATATCCTCCACCCCGTTGATCTCTTTTTCCAACGGTGCCGCTACGCTCTCGGAAAGGGTCTGTGCATTTGCTCCGGGATAAACGGCCACTACCTCGATGGTAGGAGGCGCCACGTCCGGAAATTGAGAGATGGGCAAAGAGACGTATGCCAGGCCGCCCACGATCAGGATCAGTACGCTGAGTACTGCGGCGAATATGGGCCTTTTAATAAATATATGACTGAATTTCATTGCTTTACTTTTTGATAATAGCTTTCCCTGTGCCCATCCAACCCCCATGTTCAACTAAGGGTTGGAAGGCAAAAGAAGTATACTTGTTGATGATTCTAATTTTGCTGTTGGCTACTATTCCAATATCAATCTACTTGGGCCACGGTTGTCAGGTTATTTACCTCGCCCTGTATGGCTACTTGTGAAGGATTCACAACCATGCCCGGCCTTATTTTTTGAATATTGTTGACAATGACCCTGTCGTCAGGTGAAATACCTTCACGAACGATTCTCAACCCATTGGAATGCAAGGGGCCCAAGGTAACGGCCTTGCTGACCACTTGATTATCATCTGACAAGGCATAGATAAACCGGATGGACTGATTGGTGCCTATGATCTCATCGGGAACCATCAAGGCCTTATGTTCCGCACTTCCCACTAATCGGGCCTTGCCATACATTCCGGGTTCCAACAGATGATCTTTGTTTTCAAGGACCGCCCTGCTTTCAATGGTCCCGGAATTGTTGTCGATTTCGTTGTCCACAAAATCCAAGGTGGCCTCGTGCACGAATTCATCCTCATCCAATAGTTTTATAAAAACAGGCAATGCTTCGGAACGGGCCTCACCGCGTTCCCCGCTTCTGGCCAAGCGTACATATCTCAGGTAATCGGATTCACTTCCGGTAAAATAGAAATGAATGGGGCTAGTGGCAACAATGGTGGTCAACAAGGTGGAATTCGCACTTCCGCCATCCACTAGGTTTCCTCCATTGACCCTATCCCTACTTACAAGTCCAGAGATGGGAGCTTTTACTTCCGTGAATTCCAAATTGAGTTTGGCATTGTCTACCTTGGCCTGTGCCAATTGGATACTGGCCTCTGCATGGACCAGCGCCTGTTTTCTTCTATCGTATTCCTCAATGGACAACGCTCCTGTCTCCCTTAAGGATTCTACCCTTTCAAAATTGTCCTGCGCTGTTTTTAGCGATGCCAGCGCTTGGGCATAATTGGCCTTTGCCTCATCCAATGCAATTCTGTAAGGTCTTTGGTCGATAACGAACAGTACTTGTCCTTTTTTCACATGTTCACCGTCCTGGAAGTTGACTTTCTCCAAAAAGCCGCTCACACGGGCACGGACCTCTACCCTACTGCTGGCCTCGAACCTACCGGTGTATTCGTCCCACTCGGTAATCTTTTCATAAATGGGTTGGGCCACCTCAACTGGAAGTGCGGCCACCTCTGCTTCTTGTTTTTCAGTTTCATTTTCTGCGGTCGTGAAAGCATAAATGAATACCGATATCGCCAGGACCATTATGCCTATGGTCAGGTTTTTCTTTGTGTTTAAATTTAGTCTTATCATGATTTCTACTTTGATTTTAGATTATGTGAGCAAAATTATTGGAGGTGTTGCCATTCTTGATAACCATATTATTTTTAAAAATGACCAAAATCTTAACTACGTGCCATAGTCGGCACTATTCGGTCAGTGGCTGCGAATACCGCCAATATATCCAAGTACCCGTTCAAGGTTTTTGAACGCATGGCATCATACACGCCGGAAATGGTTCTCCTGTCCAGATCATTGATAAAGTGCAATTGCTTTTCCAGAAAGTACCTCTTGAATTGGATGCTGTTGTCCGAGTTTCTTGCTGCTCTTTTAAGGTGTCTCAACAATTGGGTCTTGCTCAGGGTCGTGTCCCTGAAATAGAACATGGTCTGTTCAGACCGGGATGCCTTAAGTTCCTGTCGGTAGTTAAACTCCTTATCAATTGCAATATCTTTCGATAACTGCTTGAAAAGTTGCAAGGAATTTTCAATCTTTTTCTTGTTTTCAACACCAATGTCCGTTGTCTGTGCCTGTGTGCTCAATCCCACCATAACAAACGATAGTAGTACGTGGGTTATAAAATTGATTGTTTTCATGGTTCCTCGATTTAATTTCATCATTGTTACACGACAAAATTAGTGGGTGGGTCTGTGGTCGGGGTAACCAAAAAAAGGAAGGAAATAACCAAAATCTAATCTAGTTCGGAATAATGACTAATAGAAGTACTTGGAATTGCGTATAATACATAACTTTAGGCTTTGACAAAAACAGGTTTGCAAAACACCCATGAACAGCGTCAAACGCTATCTAAATTATGCACAATGAACGTACGGAACCATTCACCGAACTCTACACCTTTTATATGGTTTTAATTGATTTTAGATGATATGCCAAAAAACACAAAACACTGAAAATCATAAGATTAACAGTGTTTTGATTTTACTTAAATAAGGTAAGTCGGGATGACTGAATCATCGACAAAATCTTATCATATTGAAAATCATTGTTTTAACTCTGCAATCTTGAAGGTATTCCCGTTAAGAACACGGAAAGCAAAAAACAACTTTTGAACACAAATTTTATGTGTTTAACTACTAGTAAAAATAAGATTAAAATTTAAACTATTTGGATTCAAACATAAAATCCAAATATTAACTCGATAAAATATAGCTCTACATTTTCAAGTAATTGTATGTCTATTCTTTTGCCAAAACTATCAAGTCAAAGAATAATAGTCTCGTTGACAGCTTTACTTCATCCGGTAAACCTGTAAATTCCCTCTCCTGTTCTTCAGTAGAAAATAGACTTTCAAAACCATTTTTAGCATAATATCTTAATGCCCTGGGTTCATTATATGAATCCACAACAATAAAACGACATCCTGTTTTATTTGCTCCATCTATAAACCAAGACTTAATGAAATCCATTAATTGTTTTCCAGTATTATCCTCTTCACCTTCAACATTTCTATAATCTTTGTGAACTCCCAAACGACCAATTAGAACCGCAGGATAGCTTCTCATATGTTTTTCACGTGGTATTTCCCTAATTACTTTCTTTTTCCTAGAATTTGGAAGATGCGTGGTTTTAATACTATCATTTGATATTGTAAAAGCACAAACAATTATTGATGGATCTTCATCAAGAGTAAAACAATAAGTTTTTCCTAAAAGTTCAGCAGAATAATTTTCCACATCATTTCTAAAAAAATCATTTAAATCAGGATGATCACAATCAAAAGGTTGACAACTATCAATGATTTCTTGATTGTAGGGTTTTAACGTGCAACTTTCAAGTAGAAAACCCAAAGCAAAAGATTATAATTTAGCTTTAGCTAAAATCTTTGAAGCAACAGAAGTTTGTTTAGAAAAGTCAATAGAAGATTTCTTAGCAGAGTTTTCAGCTATTTTAACAGTAAAATGAGCTGCTGCCTTATCTTTTAATACAGGTATAGATTTAATTGCTATTGCCATTGTTTCTATATATGGTACAAAATTATATAAATTAAACCTTATAAAACAAATTTTGTACCAAAAACACTATCAGTGTGTATAATTTGATTCTCTAATAGGTCTTTTAAAAAGAGTTTCATTATT from Flagellimonas oceani encodes the following:
- a CDS encoding alpha/beta hydrolase fold domain-containing protein codes for the protein MTAVTALKAKAENGPEIKAQILLWPVTDASFSQESYQKFATGRFLTVPVMKWMWDQYTTDPEERKSIYASPLQASVDELKGLPPAVILVAENDILRDEGEAYGRKLDAAGVEVTTVRYNGTIHDFGLLNALANQPSTKAMLDHAAAELKKYLK
- a CDS encoding SDR family NAD(P)-dependent oxidoreductase; translated protein: MKNDKYVAVVTEAGNGLGHKLAKILLENGYQVVLAACGESFELLSKDGEELHGYELLQVDFSSEASLGILKNTLDESYGKLDLLINNAEIVNGFGHKIDQINIEDIKEVYEINFFSIIRTIQTLKPLLNRSDDPRIINITSSLGDINKMKDEDFCYSNYSLTAYSTSKAALNMFTHLQCKEFKPSKIKMYSFDPVNMKNCTYNSVIICDGIKDEFIGLIERNPMNG
- a CDS encoding helix-turn-helix domain-containing protein; translation: MNKADIPVFENTNDLHEAIGFAHRSHMPNFDVFPVEDMEASSRRCMPPYRQGFYQIGLLNYTGKSQLNLNTDTLELNEFPLWFVVPGQVFSWFRDEKMSGYYVMFRKEFLINTFPDLQKDFPFLKMSENNVLMLTKEEHESLYFDMERMHSVFKNPHPYQEKMLEGMLGSLLYFCKAIHERHKTTENHLSRSQIIANQFEALVDKMYVDTKNVSDYAEELNITPNYLTTTIKKLTGKSAKDIIQERLLMESKSLLKYSGLDIAEIAYRLNFQEPTHFTRFFKNLSGVTPNQFRRM
- a CDS encoding efflux transporter outer membrane subunit, producing MKNSIILSIIALLLVSCGVTKRDYSVGNKADVDSSFLKTEIKEEAYTEAAITKEWWSEFNDPILDTLIEKARKHNLDINSAVANYKASRAFLKENKLDRLPTVTANGNYTRTRLGENVFVQGSNPTFNTYNASFDAFWEADLFGRVTNRIKGAYANSHLALADMHGMYVSIFAEVANNYMELRGTQYLLDIAQRNLEGQQETYELTVKLTEAGTSNSLDVSRALAQLESTRASIPPLEARIEALKNSLSVLIGEVPGNLDNTIVDKKPLPSLPGTVELGDIREMLRRRPDVRRAEAALQVRIAEYNISVADLYPKIEFGGSVGFSAVDFANFGEKPSFTWTLMPSISWAAFNLGRVKQQIKRSDARTIAALNQYEKAVLQGLEDIKTSLANYSKELERREILRISSEASAQAATFAKQRFNSGLDSFIDYLNADNALLQAENALALSEISSATSLIAIYKALGGGWEIISEEELDTKFENLHLANADAN
- a CDS encoding efflux RND transporter permease subunit; translated protein: MKFSHIFIKRPIFAAVLSVLILIVGGLAYVSLPISQFPDVAPPTIEVVAVYPGANAQTLSESVAAPLEKEINGVEDMIYMTSQSSADGRVVLQVAFELGTDLDKAQVQVQNRVAIAEPRLPESVKRLGITTKKISPDMLMVVNMYSPNKTYDQTYMGNYAVLQLKDELARIKGVGDIQIFGAAEYAMRIWLNPDKIATLDITAGEVVAALRAQNIQIASGTLNTLPSGSQSAFEVNIQTQGKLVTTEQFENVIIKSSEDGRIVRLKDIGRVELGAQNYATKGYLGKDPAIAMPIFQQPGGNALETASQIQDKMKELSKNFPNDLEYKIAYNPTEFIQKSVDEVYHTIFEAVILVVLVILLFLQSWRAAIIPILAIPVSLIGTFAVMQAIGFSLNNLTLFGLVLAIGIVVDDAIVVVENMERYLAKGLSPKEAAFKTMDEVGGALVAIGLVLIAVFIPTAFLEGISGQFYKQFGMTIAVATAISVFVSLTLSPAMAALLMKHEEKSSTKKTPVWLRPLAFIGNRFNGFMDWISDKYGKAVQKLVRTATMVMAVYFGLIVITGFEFNRVPQGFIPAMDQQYFITIVQLPPGSSLTRTDKVVREVLDLGLDIDGVENAVSFTGFDAASFTNASNAAAVFLTLEDFELRNDKGLGYEELLGTVRAKFSQIDDAIVLVIPPPSVRGIGNAGGFRMMVQDRGNLGTEELLKATNELAMAANQDPILNNVFSFFNNQTPQLFLDIDRVKAEKLGIDVGDIFQSLEIYMGSAFVNEFNYLGRTFQVTAQADAPNRLTPDDISRIKVRNDKGEMVPLGTVSQQEDISGPSRIPRFNLYPSASLNGDFTPGYSSGEGLDRMEELAAEILPPGISYQWTEIAYQERKAGNTAGIAFLLAVVFVFLLLAAQFESLVLPLAVIFIVPMVLLSAMIGVDLAGLDNNIMVQIGLVVLVGLASKNAILIVEFAKQLEDQGEELKTAVIEASKLRLRPILMTAMAFILGVVPLAIATGAGSELRVSLGIAVFSGMLGVTVFGIFLTPVFYYLGRKWSLKRASREEKELVHQLN
- a CDS encoding efflux RND transporter periplasmic adaptor subunit; this encodes MIRLNLNTKKNLTIGIMVLAISVFIYAFTTAENETEKQEAEVAALPVEVAQPIYEKITEWDEYTGRFEASSRVEVRARVSGFLEKVNFQDGEHVKKGQVLFVIDQRPYRIALDEAKANYAQALASLKTAQDNFERVESLRETGALSIEEYDRRKQALVHAEASIQLAQAKVDNAKLNLEFTEVKAPISGLVSRDRVNGGNLVDGGSANSTLLTTIVATSPIHFYFTGSESDYLRYVRLARSGERGEARSEALPVFIKLLDEDEFVHEATLDFVDNEIDNNSGTIESRAVLENKDHLLEPGMYGKARLVGSAEHKALMVPDEIIGTNQSIRFIYALSDDNQVVSKAVTLGPLHSNGLRIVREGISPDDRVIVNNIQKIRPGMVVNPSQVAIQGEVNNLTTVAQVD
- a CDS encoding GNAT family N-acetyltransferase, which translates into the protein MGFLLESCTLKPYNQEIIDSCQPFDCDHPDLNDFFRNDVENYSAELLGKTYCFTLDEDPSIIVCAFTISNDSIKTTHLPNSRKKKVIREIPREKHMRSYPAVLIGRLGVHKDYRNVEGEEDNTGKQLMDFIKSWFIDGANKTGCRFIVVDSYNEPRALRYYAKNGFESLFSTEEQEREFTGLPDEVKLSTRLLFFDLIVLAKE